From the genome of Leishmania infantum JPCM5 genome chromosome 4:
CTACACGGCCGACCCCTGCTTCTTTTGGTTCTTTGCCGAGGGGTCAAAACAAGAAATGAAAGGCGCACGCCACAGAGCGCCCgtgaaaaaagggggaaaaaagaTGACTGCCATTGGTGACATCGCGTTCAATCGACGAGAGAGGTCGTTCATCCCAGAGGTGCTCGGGCACGggtgcgcgcggcacgcTGCGGATGCCATTtgaacacgcacacacagacgcacgcacccgTTTCCCCACGCGTttcacgctgctgcgagagCTTACGCCATCACGTTGCGCATCGTGATCTTGCCCTTGGGGGCGATCAGCTTGCAGTGGGTAccgcgctgctcgagcttgccggcgtcgcgcagAGCCTCGTACTCGGTGCGGAGGATGTTGGTGAAGCCCCAGTACTTGGACATGACGATGATCTGGCGGCCGGGGAACTTCATCttggcgcggcgcagggcCTCGAAGGCCTGCGGCACGTACGCCTCCTTGGTGCGCATGGACAGCAGGATCTGGCCAATGCGGACgcgagcgcacacgccgttCGGCTTACCGAAGGCACCACGCATGCCGGTCTGCAGACgatcggcgccggcgcacgaGAGCATCTTGTTGATGCGCAGCACATGG
Proteins encoded in this window:
- a CDS encoding putative 60S ribosomal protein L10; translation: MARRPSRCYRFCKNKPYPKSRFCRGVPDPKIRNFDIGRRRATVDEFPVCIHVVSRELEQIASEALEAARIQANKYMVKRANKDVFHMRTRAHPFHVLRINKMLSCAGADRLQTGMRGAFGKPNGVCARVRIGQILLSMRTKEAYVPQAFEALRRAKMKFPGRQIIVMSKYWGFTNILRTEYEALRDAGKLEQRGTHCKLIAPKGKITMRNVMA